A region of the Chryseobacterium cucumeris genome:
TTTCCTTTGTGGGAATAAGTTACAGAATCGCAAAACGGATTGGTAAAAGCCCTAACGTCCTTCCCAAAGATGATTCTGCCTACGGATTGGTAGGATTATACTTTAAGCTGATTTTGTTAGCCTTGTTTATCTACACAATACTTTTGTTACTCTTCCCGGAAGACATTTTTCCGGCTTTTAAAATCAATATTCCGGAACCTGAAGCTTTAAAATATATAGGGCTTGTTATCATGATTTCTGCTTTGATTTGGGTGATTACAGCACAACTGCAAATGAAAAACTCATGGCGTATTGGTATCGATAGTACAATGAAAACAGATTTGATCACTCATGGTTTATTCAGATTTTCAAGAAATCCCATTTTTTTTGGAATGACTGTGAGTTTGTTTGGTTTTTTCCTTGTTTTTCCTACTGTCATTACTTTTTCTTTTCTTCTGACGGGAAATATTTTAATGCAGATTCAAATCAGGCTTGAAGAAGAGTTCCTGCTAAAGGAACACGGAGAAATTTATGTGATCTATAAAAAGAGAGTGAAGCGTATGCTGGGCTATTAATTAAACTAATGTTAAAAACAGTTTTGCTGAACTTTTTTGTATCTTTGGCCGGTATAATTTTAAATAAGAAACATGTCGTTACAACAAACTATTGAAAATATCTGGGACAACAGAGATTTATTGCAGAATGAAGACAGCCAGAAGGCAATTAGAGAGGTTATTTCTTTGGTTGATAAGGGTGAACTTCGTACAGCAGAGCCTACTGAAAATGGATGGCAGGTAAATGAATGGGTGAAAAAAGCGGTAGTAATGTATTTTCCGATCCAGAAAATGGAAACTATTGAAGTAGGTCCGTTTGAATTTCATGACAAGATGCCTTTAAAGAGAAATTATGCTGAAAAAGGAGTGAGAGTTGTACCGCATGCGGTTGCCAGAGAAGGAGCTTATATTGCTCCCGGAGTAATTATGATGCCTTCTTATGTAAACATTGGAGCTTATGTAGATTCAGGAACAATGGTAGATACATGGGCAACAGTAGGAAGCTGTGCACAGATCGGTAAAAATGTTCACCTGAGTGGAGGTGTTGGGATCGGTGGAGTATTGGAGCCGTTACAGGCAGCTCCGGTAATCATTGAAGATGACTGCTTTATCGGTTCAAGATGTATCGTTGTGGAAGGAGTTCACGTAGAAAAAGAAGCTGTATTGGGTGCTAATGTAGTATTGACCGCTTCTACAAAAATTATCGACGTTACAGGAGATACACCTGTTGAAATCAAAGGAAGAGTTCCTGCACGTTCAGTAGTTATTCCAGGAAGCTATACAAAACAGTATCCGGCTGGAGAATATCAGGTTCCATGTGCTTTGATTATCGGTCAGAGAAAGGAATCTACAGATAAGAAAACATCTCTGAATGACGCATTGAGAGAGAATAATGTAGCCGTTTAAGATTAATATTTTAATCTAATACCACAATCTTGAAAGAAAAATTTCTTAAAATACTATTAAACCCTAAATATATATTTGGGGTTTATCTTATTATATCCGTTGTTACAGCAATTTCCAAATACCTGAGAGGAGATTATGCGATCAATAATTATCTGATTTTTAAAAATGTATTCTTTAATACCATTCATCAGAAAAACTTATTTATCCATTATCCTGATCTTTATTTTGATCTGAATCATTATGGTGTATTTTTCAGTGCATTGATCGCGCCGTTTGCCATGATGCCGGATTGGCTGGGAATCTCACTCTGGAATATTGCCAATACTTTCATCTTTATCTACGGAATTTATAAACTGCCGTTTTCAGACAGCAAGAAAGCGATTTTCGGGCTGCTTTGTCTTCAGGAATACATTACAGCAGCATTAAGTCTTCAGTTTAATGTAGCGTTGACAGGACTTTTGCTGTTATCCGCAGTATATATTTACGAAAGAAAAGAAGTAAAATCTGTAACCGCAATTTTAATTGGAGTATTTGTGAAAATCTACGGGATTGTTGGATTGACACAGTTTTTCTTTATTAAAAACAAAACTAAATTTATTCTTTCAGGAGTTGTTATTGCCCTATTATTTTTCGTGCTTCCTATGGTGTATTCAAGCCCGCAGTTTGTGATTCAGTGCTACTCAGACTGGTTTCAGTCTATTGTAGAGAAGAATAATGAAAATCAGGTTCTTGGAAATATGCAGGACATCTCTTTAATGGGCTTTGTAAGAAGAATTTTGGGAGATGCATCTATTTCAAATCTTGTATTTTTAGCAGGCGGACTACCACTTTTTGCTTTGCCTTACATCAGAATTAAACAGTATAAACACTACGCATTCCAACTGATGATTCTGGCTTCAACATTACTGTTTTTGGTATTGTTCAGTTCCAGTTCAGAATCTCCTACGTATATTATTGCGGTGGTAGGAGTGCTGATCTGGTTTTTCCTTCAGAAAGAAAGAACACCATTGATCATTGGATTGTTGATTTTTGTTATTATTTTTACCTGTTTCTC
Encoded here:
- a CDS encoding 2,3,4,5-tetrahydropyridine-2,6-dicarboxylate N-succinyltransferase is translated as MSLQQTIENIWDNRDLLQNEDSQKAIREVISLVDKGELRTAEPTENGWQVNEWVKKAVVMYFPIQKMETIEVGPFEFHDKMPLKRNYAEKGVRVVPHAVAREGAYIAPGVIMMPSYVNIGAYVDSGTMVDTWATVGSCAQIGKNVHLSGGVGIGGVLEPLQAAPVIIEDDCFIGSRCIVVEGVHVEKEAVLGANVVLTASTKIIDVTGDTPVEIKGRVPARSVVIPGSYTKQYPAGEYQVPCALIIGQRKESTDKKTSLNDALRENNVAV
- a CDS encoding methyltransferase family protein, with product MTDFIRFFIPFYFTIFFTVSFVGISYRIAKRIGKSPNVLPKDDSAYGLVGLYFKLILLALFIYTILLLLFPEDIFPAFKINIPEPEALKYIGLVIMISALIWVITAQLQMKNSWRIGIDSTMKTDLITHGLFRFSRNPIFFGMTVSLFGFFLVFPTVITFSFLLTGNILMQIQIRLEEEFLLKEHGEIYVIYKKRVKRMLGY
- a CDS encoding glycosyltransferase family 87 protein, with product MKEKFLKILLNPKYIFGVYLIISVVTAISKYLRGDYAINNYLIFKNVFFNTIHQKNLFIHYPDLYFDLNHYGVFFSALIAPFAMMPDWLGISLWNIANTFIFIYGIYKLPFSDSKKAIFGLLCLQEYITAALSLQFNVALTGLLLLSAVYIYERKEVKSVTAILIGVFVKIYGIVGLTQFFFIKNKTKFILSGVVIALLFFVLPMVYSSPQFVIQCYSDWFQSIVEKNNENQVLGNMQDISLMGFVRRILGDASISNLVFLAGGLPLFALPYIRIKQYKHYAFQLMILASTLLFLVLFSSSSESPTYIIAVVGVLIWFFLQKERTPLIIGLLIFVIIFTCFSTSDLFPKFVKENYIIKYSLKAVPCIVIWLRVTYELLTKDFEKNYSLN